The proteins below are encoded in one region of Betaproteobacteria bacterium:
- a CDS encoding CZB domain-containing protein, protein MEAAKKRNRQQSRFDQPRSILRHNYAMTLDIIDNAIRRHLRWVADFHSVLAGTLTKDFDPETARDDTACALGEWFGSIESLELLGEDFHIRSRALHATFHEIAAEVVESLNANDPPEVTKALISALEDLSKSVVEFLEFAKKRLLGVPPSWKS, encoded by the coding sequence TCACGCTTCGATCAACCACGTTCAATTCTGCGTCACAATTACGCAATGACCCTAGACATCATCGACAACGCGATTCGACGCCACCTTCGCTGGGTGGCTGATTTTCATTCAGTGCTCGCCGGTACACTGACGAAGGATTTTGACCCGGAAACAGCGAGAGACGACACGGCATGCGCCCTAGGCGAGTGGTTTGGCAGTATTGAATCACTTGAGCTACTAGGCGAAGACTTCCATATCCGGTCAAGGGCTCTCCACGCAACATTTCATGAAATAGCTGCAGAAGTGGTCGAAAGCCTGAATGCGAATGACCCCCCGGAAGTCACCAAAGCATTAATTTCAGCGCTGGAGGATTTATCCAAGAGTGTGGTTGAGTTCCTTGAGTTTGCCAAAAAGAGGCTGCTTGGAGTCCCGCCGTCCTGGAAGAGTTAA